One window from the genome of Pseudanabaena yagii GIHE-NHR1 encodes:
- a CDS encoding DUF58 domain-containing protein: MPKSPSDRLTMTKTKKKSKLKRFLQWLEWRFATPEFIGGMYTFFTLFFFMAATNTLAGWLYVISGVSFALLIVGAVMPKRLLAEIAVVRSPIDPVSVGDDLWIDLIIQNRGRTEKRLLEVRDVLPDNLSHILQQEVVVEVIAPLQEYRWRYEAKTTKRGVFLFRSTEIATSSPLGLFRSRRACPSGQKAIVYPTVLPLERCPLVDQLGNDTNPRQYSDDHNYSNATEGLTKTLRPYRWGDPTRLIHWRTSAKFGELRVRELEVTIGGQEVAIALDTSRGWQPEAFEEAVVAAASLYFYAQKSKLSVRLWTAETGIVQSDRAVLETLAAANVSDVATQVDILKDIPDLPVVWLSHRNDSVAYLPFGSRWVLWQTSAKVTVPNQRSLGLTIETISDPNDASYKSLRSQLQEYLTP, encoded by the coding sequence ATGCCAAAAAGCCCAAGCGATCGCCTCACCATGACTAAAACTAAAAAAAAATCTAAGCTCAAGCGCTTTTTGCAATGGTTAGAATGGCGATTTGCAACACCTGAATTTATTGGGGGAATGTACACATTCTTTACGCTGTTCTTCTTTATGGCAGCGACAAATACCCTTGCAGGTTGGCTATATGTAATCAGTGGGGTTAGTTTTGCCCTGTTAATTGTGGGGGCAGTGATGCCCAAGCGATTACTTGCCGAAATAGCCGTGGTGCGATCGCCCATCGATCCTGTCAGTGTTGGCGACGATCTGTGGATAGACCTAATCATTCAAAATAGGGGACGAACAGAAAAGCGCTTGCTGGAAGTAAGGGATGTTTTGCCAGACAATCTTTCCCATATTTTGCAGCAGGAAGTAGTCGTGGAAGTGATTGCACCGCTTCAGGAATATCGATGGCGCTATGAAGCGAAAACTACTAAGCGTGGTGTGTTTTTATTTAGATCGACAGAAATTGCTACTTCCAGTCCATTGGGACTATTTCGGAGTCGTCGGGCTTGCCCATCGGGACAGAAAGCGATCGTTTATCCAACGGTACTTCCCTTAGAGCGTTGTCCTTTAGTGGATCAATTAGGCAACGATACCAATCCGCGCCAATATAGTGACGATCACAACTATAGTAATGCGACAGAAGGTCTCACTAAAACCTTGCGCCCTTACCGTTGGGGTGATCCGACGAGGTTAATCCATTGGCGTACCAGTGCCAAGTTTGGGGAATTGCGGGTGCGGGAATTGGAAGTAACAATTGGTGGGCAAGAAGTGGCGATCGCTCTTGATACATCCAGAGGATGGCAACCTGAAGCTTTTGAAGAAGCAGTAGTTGCCGCAGCTTCACTCTATTTCTATGCCCAGAAATCAAAACTGAGCGTGAGGTTATGGACAGCAGAGACAGGTATAGTCCAAAGCGATCGCGCAGTTTTAGAAACCCTAGCCGCCGCTAATGTTTCTGATGTCGCCACCCAAGTAGATATTCTCAAAGATATCCCTGACTTACCTGTGGTCTGGCTGTCCCATCGTAATGATAGTGTTGCCTATTTGCCCTTTGGTAGTCGCTGGGTGTTATGGCAAACTTCCGCAAAAGTAACTGTTCCCAATCAGCGATCGCTAGGTTTAACCATTGAAACGATATCTGATCCTAATGATGCAAGTTATAAGTCTTTGCGATCGCAACTTCAGGAATATCTAACGCCATAG
- the hemW gene encoding radical SAM family heme chaperone HemW: protein MSQIFPKSLYLHVPFCKRRCFYCDFAITTGGENLKQQYVDVLCQEIALTVAEIPPIEPLQTIFFGGGTPSLLSVKQLEQILQTITKYFAIASNAEISLEANAGTVSLETLQGYRSLGINRISLGAQAFQQELLDVCGRGHSVAEIYEAVDAIQKAGFENFSLDLISGLPHQTMTDWQDSIEKAIALQPTHLSVYDLTIEEGTAFGKRYQAGDQPLPTEDHTVAMYIAAHELLPAAGYEHYEISNYAQSGYQAQHNLTYWHNQPFYGMGMGATSYINRQRIDRPRKMREYLDAIAQWQSSGISFTAPVIDDREELMDTLMQGLRLAEGLSLKSLQSNYGIELCDRALQILYPYQAKKWVKLLEQSNDLRIMLIPPDGWLFSNIIIADLYEHL from the coding sequence TTGAGTCAAATCTTTCCTAAATCTCTATACTTGCATGTTCCCTTTTGTAAGCGACGTTGTTTTTATTGTGACTTCGCAATTACGACAGGTGGTGAAAATCTCAAGCAGCAATATGTGGATGTGCTGTGCCAAGAAATAGCTTTGACTGTTGCCGAGATTCCACCCATTGAACCATTGCAAACTATCTTTTTCGGTGGGGGAACGCCATCTTTGCTATCGGTAAAACAGCTTGAGCAAATTCTCCAAACAATTACCAAATATTTTGCGATCGCCTCTAACGCCGAAATTTCTCTTGAAGCCAATGCAGGCACTGTGAGTCTGGAGACTTTGCAGGGTTATCGCAGTTTGGGCATCAATCGCATTAGTTTAGGCGCACAGGCTTTTCAGCAGGAATTATTAGATGTATGTGGTCGTGGTCATAGTGTTGCCGAAATTTATGAAGCCGTAGATGCAATTCAAAAAGCGGGATTTGAGAACTTCAGTTTAGATTTAATCTCAGGGCTACCCCATCAAACCATGACCGACTGGCAGGACTCGATTGAAAAGGCGATCGCTTTACAACCTACGCATCTATCTGTTTATGACTTAACCATTGAGGAAGGAACTGCCTTTGGTAAGCGATATCAAGCAGGTGATCAACCCCTGCCAACGGAAGATCATACGGTTGCGATGTATATCGCCGCCCATGAGTTACTGCCTGCCGCAGGTTATGAGCATTATGAAATCTCGAATTACGCTCAATCTGGTTATCAAGCACAACATAATTTGACCTATTGGCATAACCAACCCTTTTATGGCATGGGTATGGGCGCGACCAGTTATATCAATCGTCAAAGGATCGATCGCCCACGCAAGATGCGGGAATATCTCGATGCGATCGCGCAATGGCAATCATCGGGAATTAGCTTTACAGCTCCTGTAATTGACGATAGAGAGGAGTTAATGGATACCCTAATGCAGGGGTTACGCTTGGCGGAAGGCTTGAGTTTAAAGTCATTGCAATCAAATTATGGAATAGAACTTTGCGATCGCGCTTTGCAAATTCTCTATCCCTATCAAGCCAAGAAATGGGTCAAGTTGTTAGAGCAATCAAATGATCTGCGGATCATGTTAATTCCGCCCGATGGTTGGCTGTTTTCTAATATCATTATTGCTGACCTATACGAACATCTATAA